DNA from Frateuria edaphi:
ACGGCTCCCCCGTGGCGACATACGTGGCGATGGCCGCCTCGTCCAGCGGTGCGAAACGCACCTTCGAGATGCAGAGCTCGCGGCGCGCCTGCTGCGCATCCACGCCCCATACCGCCGAGATCACCGCGTGGGTCCGGCCCGATAAGCGACGCAACATCGCGGCAGCCTGCGCCGCGTCCGACGGCTTGCCGAACACCTCGCCCTCCAGCACGACCTCGGTATCCGAACCGACCACCAGCGCGCCCGCGACATTCGCCACCAGGGCAAGCCCGGCCTTCGCCTTGTCGCGGGCGACCCGGCCGACGTACTGCTCCGGCGACTCGTCCCTCGCGCGTATCTCGGGTACGTCCACGTCCAGCGTGGTGTAGGCAACGCTGAGTTGCTGCAGCAGCTCGCGGCGGCGGGGGGATTGCGAGGCGAGATAAAGCATGGCGTGTCGGGACGAGGCGAAGAAACCAGCATAACGGCATCCGCTCCTGCGCTTACCGCGACACAGTCGGCACTGCGACCGTGGCAGCGTTGTGCGGCGACCCCGCCCGCTTCCACAATCGGGCCTCCCTGCTCCCCGGCAGCGCGGCTACCACCGAGGGCTTCGTGAAACTTCAGAGCTGGACGCCCAGGATCTACGCGCCGCTCCTGCTCGGCCATCTCGGCGTGCTGTTGTTCGTCGGCGAGCGCTGGATCCTGGCGTCCAGCTACGCGTTCGTGCTGGCGATTCTGGCGTTCACCGTGATCCTGTGCTGGCGCCGGCTGCACCTGAGCGTCAACCACAACACGCCACTGTGGGGTCTGCTGCTCGGCGCGCTGCTGGCGCAATTGGCCGCCTTCGCACTGTTGCTGGTCGATGCCCTGCATCACCCCCAGGGCACGCTGGTGGCGTTCGATCCCACGTTCTACTTCTGCCTTGGAAGCTTCTGGCTGATCGCCGCGGCGGCCTACAACCCGCTGACCCCGGTGCGTCGGTGGACGACCGCCATCGACGGCGTGCTGGCGTGCGCCATCGTGGCGCTGTTCTACCTGATGTTGGTCCGATTGCTCGCCGCCGGCCAGCCGGCGCAGGCCACGGGCCGTTACGTCATGTGGATGTTCGACGGCATGGGGTTGTTCGTGGCGCTGTTC
Protein-coding regions in this window:
- a CDS encoding Maf family protein yields the protein MLYLASQSPRRRELLQQLSVAYTTLDVDVPEIRARDESPEQYVGRVARDKAKAGLALVANVAGALVVGSDTEVVLEGEVFGKPSDAAQAAAMLRRLSGRTHAVISAVWGVDAQQARRELCISKVRFAPLDEAAIATYVATGEPFGKAGGYAIQGRGAALVEHLEGSYSGVMGLPLFETARLLRGFGVLPG